From a region of the Cucumis sativus cultivar 9930 chromosome 6, Cucumber_9930_V3, whole genome shotgun sequence genome:
- the LOC105436006 gene encoding wall-associated receptor kinase 2: MERLRKTLVGLTVIILLSTLASAASQAKPDCDEWCGDLRIPYPFGVKQGCYFNQAFLITCDKAFNPPKAFLKDTNISVTNISLNGELHILQPIVRFCNEDVSLVNRSFIPNTTNLPATATFPIADGKNKFIAIGCNTFGFFTGKLKGGDQFLTGCIAVCPNNNKNNTWSCSGNGCCKLDIPDGSSDLNLTVAPALLDTDRNLVQNKPCGYAFVVGEEGFEFKQSYIDNFEDTEVEVVVDWSTESEIIDVCRKDTKRNSNFSDDRSQYRCQCPDGYEGNPYLPQGCDQDINECEHKELNDCTHECINTNGSYTCKCPKNYKGDGRRGEDGHGCTRDSKAIPIIIGIGVGFTVLVIASTWIFLGYKKWKFIKRKEKFFKENGGFILQQQLSQWQSSPNEMVRIFTKEELEKATNNYDHSTIVGKGGYGTVYKGVLEDGLAVAIKKSKLIDQSQTDQFINEVIVLSQINHRNVVRLLGCCLETQVPLLVYEFVTNGTLFEHIHDKTKHASLSWEARLKIALETAGVLSYLHSSASTPIIHRDVKTTNILLDNNYTAKVSDFGASKLVPMDQTQVSTLVQGTLGYLDPEYLLTSELTEKSDVYSFGIVLLELITGKKAVSFDGPEEERNLAMYVLCAMKEDRLEEVVEKAMMVKEASFEEAVKQVAKVAMKCLRIKGEERPSMKEVAMELEGVRSMQVQHSWANNNDSSNYEETICLLDVEASDSNNFASRGTTSIVGDSIKASILPHIHHGR; encoded by the exons ATGGAGCGTTTGAGGAAGACTCTTGTGGGTCTCACGGTGATCATCTTATTATCAACACTGGCCTCAGCAGCCTCACAAGCCAAACCTGATTGTGATGAATGGTGTGGCGACTTACGAATTCCATATCCATTTGGAGTAAAACAAGGATGTTATTTCAACCAAGCATTCTTAATTACATGTGACAAAGCCTTTAACCCTCCAAAGGCGTTTCTAAAGGACACAAACATTAGCGTTACCAATATATCACTCAATGGTGAGCTCCATATCTTGCAGCCCATAGTCCGATTTTGCAACGAGGATGTGTCATTAGTGAATCGTTCTTTTATCCCCAACACAACCAACCTTCCTGCAACGGCGACATTCCCGATTGCGGATGGCAAAAACAAGTTCATCGCCATCGGTTGCAATACGTTCGGTTTTTTCACAGGGAAGCTGAAGGGAGGTGATCAATTTCTAACTGGTTGTATTGCGGTAtgtccaaataataataagaataatactTGGTCGTGTTCTGGGAATGGATGTTGTAAGTTGGATATTCCAGATGGGTCGAGTGATTTGAATTTGACTGTGGCTCCAGCGTTACTTGATACTGATCGTAATTTAGTGCAGAATAAACCGTGTGGGTATGCTTTTGTGGTTGGAGAAGAAGGGTTTGAGTTTAAACAAAgttatattgataattttgaagatACGGAAGTTGAGGTTGTGGTTGATTGGAGTACTGAAAGTGAAATAATTGATGTTTGTAGAAAAGATACTAAAAGGAATAGTAATTTCTCTGATGATAGATCTCAATATCGTTGCCAATGTCCGGATGGTTACGAAGGAAATCCATATCTCCCTCAAGGATGTGATCAAG ATATAAATGAATGCGAGCATAAAGAGCTGAATGACTGCACGCACGAATGCATTAACACAAATGGAAGCTATACTTGCAAATGTCCTAAAAACTATAAAGGAGATGGAAGACGAGGGGAAGATGGACACGGCTGCACTCGAGATTCCAAGGCTATTCCCATCATAATCG GAATTGGAGTAGGGTTCACTGTTTTAGTAATTGCTAGCACATGGATATTCTTGGGTTACAAAAAGTGGAAGTTCatcaaaaggaaagagaaattttttaaagaaaatggaggTTTCATACTTCAACAACAACTTTCTCAATGGCAATCCTCCCCAAATGAAATGGTCAGAATTTTCACCAAAGAAGAATTGGAGAAGGCCACAAACAACTACGACCATAGCACTATTGTTGGCAAAGGTGGGTACGGTACTGTTTACAAAGGAGTCTTAGAAGATGGCTTGGCAGTGGCAATCAAGAAATCGAAACTTATAGACCAATCCCAAACTGATCAATTCATTAATGAAGTTATTGTTTTGTCTCAAATCAACCATCGCAACGTGGTCAGACTCTTGGGATGTTGTTTAGAGACACAAGTCCCGTTGTTGGTGTATGAGTTTGTAACCAATGGCACCCTCTTTGAACACATCCATGACAAAACCAAGCATGCTTCACTTTCGTGGGAAGCCCGCTTAAAAATAGCATTGGAGACTGCAGGTGTGCTTTCGTATTTACATTCGTCAGCTTCCACTCCAATTATTCATAGAGATGTCAAGACGACCAACATACTTTTAGATAATAATTACACTGCAAAGGTATCCGATTTTGGAGCGTCAAAGTTGGTTCCAATGGATCAAACACAAGTATCCACGTTGGTACAAGGGACATTAGGGTATTTAGACCCAGAGTACTTATTGACAAGCGAGTTGACAGAGAAGAGCGACGTTTATAGTTTTGGAATAGTGTTGTTAGAGCTTATAACTGGGAAGAAAGCGGTGAGTTTTGATGGGCCAGAAGAGGAGAGGAACCTAGCAATGTATGTGCTTTGTGCAATGAAAGAAGATCGGTTGGAAGAAGTTGTGGAGAAAGCGATGATGGTGAAAGAGGCAAGTTTTGAGGAAGCTGTTAAACAAGTGGCTAAGGTAGCAATGAAATGCTTGAGAATTAAAGGGGAAGAGCGGCCCAGCATGAAAGAAGTGGCTATGGAGTTGGAGGGAGTGCGATCAATGCAAGTTCAACATTCATGGGCTAATAATAATGATTCGTCCAACTATGAGGAAACGATATGTTTATTGGATGTGGAAGCTTCAGACTCGAACAATTTTGCTTCGCGTGGCACTACGAGTATCGTTGGGGATAGCATAAAAGCTTCAATTTTGCCGCACATTCACCATGGAAGAtga